The Helianthus annuus cultivar XRQ/B chromosome 15, HanXRQr2.0-SUNRISE, whole genome shotgun sequence genomic sequence CGAACGTTTCCAGGTCATCCTGCATTAGATGGCGACGGTAGAAATGCTTTGAGACGTTTACTGACTGCATATGCTAGACATAATCCCTTGGTTGGTTACTGTCAGGTACATAAATTTTCATGCAACACCTATGTTTTGTAAGTTTTATTTGGATTTCAAGCCTTAGTCACATGGTTCGCGATACGCTCCGGTACGGGAATGTGGAACGAGATCGCAATTCATTAGGTCCTTATAATTcggttcgggggggggggggggtttcatTTCGGATCGCTCCGGTACAATGTACCATATATTGTGGTACGATGTGGCAGTTAAACTCGATCGGAAACCGAACCCGGAATGTGCGATCCAAAACGAAATTCGTACCTCTTCCATCGAACTCTGCGAACCATGTAACTATGATTTCAAGCAAATGAATATAATTTCTAGTCATATATTCATGTTATTGTAATCAGGGTACTTGGTAATTTGATAATTTTCTGGATATATAGGCCATGAATTTCTTTGCTGGATTGTTACTGCTGCTGATGCCTGAAGAAAATGCCTTCTGGTAGGTTTAAGCTTCTCGGTATTCTCAACAATAAATGCTTACTTTTTGCTAGTTCGTGCAACTTGCATAACTCAAAAAGCTTATTGTGATGTTAAACGGCTCATATTATAATTTGATCTTAGGGCTTTGTTGGGAATTCTTGATGATTATTTCGAGGGCTATTATTCAGAGGAAATGATCGAGTCTCAGGTAGTTGTTAACTTGTTATACGTATCTTTTTTTGTCTCTTAATCATAttttaagttcaaaatatttATCGGTCATATATCGCCAGGTTGATCAACTTGTGTTTGAGGAGTTGGTGCGTGAGCGGTTTCCTAAACTtggtttgtttttatttaatattgACATTTCCATACTACACTACAAATATATTTTTCCCTTGCTGATGTCATCTAATCACTTGATGCAGTTAATCATCTAGATTACCTCGGGGTGCAAGTAGCCTGGGTCTCTGGACCGTGGTTCCTTTCGATATTTATGAATATGCTTCCCTGGGAAAGTGGTTAGTTAGTTTTATGTTTCATCTACCagattttatttatatattattataaagaGTAAAAGGCCATTTTCGTCCCTTAGGTTGGCCAGTtatgcgactttcgtccaaatgtttgtttttccgcatctggatccaaaaggtttgaaatcttgccattttcatccgactcaattactccatccattttctccgttaagtcaggggtatctccgtcttttttgttaacttaaagggcaattcagtctttttcaggggtattcagTCTTTtcacataaagtgaaaaagaccgaattgccctttaagtagCAAAAAAGACGGAGATAcctctgacttaacggagaaaaatggatgaagttaacgagtcggatgaaaatggcaagatttcataCCTTTTGGATCGatatgcagaaaaacaaacctttggacgaaagtcgaaaaactggccaaacctctgggacgaaaatggcattttactctatgaAAACTATAAGTACGGGAAGTTAAGCACTTTTACTTATTATGATTGCAGTTCTTAGAGTCTGGGATGTGCTTTTATTTCATGGAAACCGTGTTATGCTGTTTCGAACAGCCCTTGCTTTGATGGAGTTGTATGGTATCTGACTATCTTTCTTTTTTATCTGTTTTTAAAATCAGTTAGAGATCGCAACTTACGTTCGTTCAGTATCATCGTGTAGGACCCGCGTTAGTTACAACGAAAGATGCTGGAGATGCCATCACATTGCTGCAGTCACTGGCTGGATCAACGTTCGATAGTAGTCAACTTGTGTTGACCGCTTGCATGGGTTATCATAATGTAAACGAGTCTAGATTGAAAGTTTTGCGAAATAAACATAGACCAACTGTAAAAGCGGCGCTAGAGGAAAGATTAAAGGGACTTCGGATGTTGTGTGGTTCCAAAGAAGATAAAGTGGACCATACAGGGGGAAAAATGTCAAATGGTGAATTGTCGAGGATGAATTCTGAGTCTTCCAATGGCGATGAACCGTATTTAGGCGTATCAGCGGATGCGGAGATTGATTCTGCTTCAGATCTTCAAGAACAGGTTCCACAGTCTCtcaaacccgacccgaacccaaaaATCGTCtcacatatgaacccgaacacgacccgaataTTCGCGGGttaacccgaacacaacccattCAACCCGATTTTTTTGTATCTTTTAGTTTTCTATGCAAATagtatattaaaattaaattttactacaaaaaacacaaatgtatatagtACAATTACATTTTCATTATAAAATCTTATCAATTtatctttttaagttataattatggcataaaatattCACCCAATTTAAtttgacataaaacatattgtaaaagataaaaacaaatataaatgggttaaacgggtcaacccgccaacccgaccggGTTGACACAAACCCAAACCATTTAGCTAAACAGGTTCacaggttcaacctgaaactgactcGAACCCGTTTATACTAAACCcaaacccgcgaatttcgtgttaggttcatGTCGTGtgagaaattcacacccctagttATTATATGGTTTTCTTGTTACTTCTCAACCACAAATAaatagtttttaattttttttcattagTGATCACAGCTATGTTTTTGCCGATCATAGCTATGTATATCTGATGGCTCCCAAATTTCTGTGTAGATCTTGTGCTTAAAGAACGAGTTGTGCTTGGTACTAGAGGAAAAACGATCTTCGACACTCAGGTTAATACAACAAAAACAATTTGTTTAATATATCTTCCGGGTTTTTTCAGTATTAGCTTATCTAAACTAGTTTAAGacaattattactatatattaataaaccaattactatatattactatatattaataaaccaattattattactatatattaataaaccaaatgaaatgaatagtgattttaatatattataataatatattaatataataattattataataataattcttttctttacttttaactttaatttaatgatttaTTTAGTATCAcgggttgggataagcttggtgttaaCCGGTATCGAAAATAGCGGTACAATCTTGTtcggtatcggtatatgaaggtaaaaaccagcACCAGCCTGTACAGAAaatgccaaaagtcggtaccgagtTGATATTGAAAATATTTTAGTTCGGCAAATTCGGTGctgctacccagtaccatttgtTCATCCCTGATCATTGGTACCGTACAGACAATGGTATCGtacaacgttttttttttttgttgattttcttgaacttttaatgattttttttagattcAGGGGTAGGGATGGGCTCGGTGCCAAACGATACCAaatcggtactggtaccgaaaatacggGTTACAGTActggtatatgaaggtaaaaaccggtagcgaaccgtaaccaagaacgccaaaagtcagtaccaaattggtacttatgatctttcggttcgggaaattcggtaccagcatccagtaccatttgctcatctctgacaacgggtttcatacgaccaataTCATTACCATAAAAaaattttggttgattttctttcggttatcgtttagtgtttttttctacattttctttttttgtttttctcaGCGGTCCCGTGCGCAACGCGCACGGAAGTATAGACCTAGTTGTGTACAACAAATGAATTTGAAAAATAAGACACTTCTCGTTTATACATTTTTTACTTCCTTTCTCCGCTTTGTGGGTCCCACACTCAATTCTTACATCAAGCAAATGGGACCCATGATTTCTTCTCAAATTATATAAATAGAATGAAATTGTTTGGACGTTGAGGTTTAACGTTCACTTATTTCTTTTAATATAAAGAGCTGAGGAGTTGGAAATTGCTCTAATGGAGATGGTCAAACAGGATAACCGACGCCAATTGAGTGCAAAGGTATGCTTGAAACTTTATAAACCAGTTTTAATTAAACATCACGAGATTGTTAAAAAAGTACTAGTGGTCCATGATCTAAAAGCTTTTCGAGGTGTATGTATATTGTCTAGTGAAGAATAAGTTCATGAAAAAGGTTTAACATTGGTAATGGTTTATAGGTTGAACAATTAGAGAGAGATGTTGCTGAGCTACAGCAGGCCCTTGCTTGCAAACAGGAACAGGAGAATGCCATGCTTCAGGTTTGTTTCAGTTTACGCTTCATgtagtatatatgtatatatgtgtgggcgctcgggggggcaaaagtgaaagtgcactaattttaacgttattttactaatttcgtgaaaataacgttaaaagagggggatggttaatcatgcatcatgtggtggcgttgatagccgaaagacaagggggtacatgcactaatcggcagttgtctcaattgctgagtgttatgtgccttatgtccaaggcttgatgcaaaactactatcgagccgggggtctcactggaagcagcctctctattcctacggggtagaggtaaggctgtctacatcttaccctactcagaccctaccttagctttgctattggtgtgatttactgagtatgatgatgatgatgtagtataattactctctctctctctctctatatatatatatgtgtgtgtgtgtgtgtgtatctAGTTGTGTGTTTGCTTTATAGTAAATACTTAATTATTATTTTGAAGGTTCTGATGAGAGTAGAGCAAGAACAAAGGGCAACGGAAGATGCTCGTGTATATGCCGAGCAAGATGCTGCAGCCCAGAGATATGCCGTTAACATGCTTCAGGTTTGTTTACCAAATACAAATCATTTTTTTATAGAAGAAATTTTAAAGTAGATTTTCTGTTCTTCAGTTATATATTCATTTTTTGCTAATCAATTCAACTATATAGACGGGACCCACAAAATGAAACTACAGGACATAATATTAAAATTTTGCAGGAAAAATACGAAGCAGCAACTTGTTCCCTTGCTGAAATGGAGGAGAGACTCGTTATGGCAGAATCGATGTTGGAGGCTACGTTGCAGTACCAATCTGGCCAACATAAAGCACCGTCTTCCCCAAGGTACTTCCTTTTATAACTTATGTCAGGGttaaaatggtaaaaaaaaaagtaaactttGTTATTTAATTATGTTACACACTCCATCCTCCAGAACAAATCAA encodes the following:
- the LOC110913035 gene encoding rab GTPase-activating protein 1, producing MAAKSPILKPSTLVNIEHKRDAYGFAVRPQHVQRYREYSRIYKEEEEERSDRWKDFLQRQSESAQLSDTGLHTEETNATNGDESSDKKPDQNEQIWSHIRPSLRVIEDMMNARVRKKIDLVKACNEEDSEEEFYDLERSESDPAQNVLSSDGLNNQTAYIESSVPWKEELECLVQGGVPMALRGELWQAFVGVKARHIPKYYQNLLDSDTNNDNSKTSTTAPVCLSEKWKGQIEKDLPRTFPGHPALDGDGRNALRRLLTAYARHNPLVGYCQAMNFFAGLLLLLMPEENAFWALLGILDDYFEGYYSEEMIESQVDQLVFEELVRERFPKLVNHLDYLGVQVAWVSGPWFLSIFMNMLPWESVLRVWDVLLFHGNRVMLFRTALALMELYGPALVTTKDAGDAITLLQSLAGSTFDSSQLVLTACMGYHNVNESRLKVLRNKHRPTVKAALEERLKGLRMLCGSKEDKVDHTGGKMSNGELSRMNSESSNGDEPYLGVSADAEIDSASDLQEQILCLKNELCLVLEEKRSSTLRAEELEIALMEMVKQDNRRQLSAKVEQLERDVAELQQALACKQEQENAMLQVLMRVEQEQRATEDARVYAEQDAAAQRYAVNMLQEKYEAATCSLAEMEERLVMAESMLEATLQYQSGQHKAPSSPRTNQELSQDTRARKVSLLSRPFGLGWLDKNKEKLAEDTNGHQMGEVSLG